The genomic DNA GCATCGTCGGCGGTGGCCCCGCCGGGATGATGGCCGGACTGCTCTTCGCCCGCGCGGGCATCGACGTCACCGTGCTGGAGAAGCACGCGGATTTCCTCCGCGACTTTCGCGGCGACACGATCCATCCCTCGACCCTCGACCTGATGGACGAGCTGGGCTTCACCGAGCGCTTCCGCGCCCTCCCTCAGCGCCGTGTGGAGAACTTCTCGGGCGTCGTCGACGGGCGCAGCTACCGGGTCGCCGATTTCAGCCGGCTGCCGACCCGCAACCGCTTCCTGTCCTTCATGCCGCAATGGGATTTCCTGGATTTCCTGGCCACCGAGGCCGCCCGCTACCCGGCGTTCCGGCTGATCCGCCGCACCGAGGCGCAGGACCTGATCGAGACGGAGGGTCGAATCGCCGGCGTGCGCGCGACCGGGCCGGACGGCCGGGTCGAGATCCGGTCCGATCTCGTGCTCTGCGCGGATGGCCGTCACTCGCGGATGCGCGAACGCGCGGGCCTCGTGCCCCGGGCCTTCGGCGCGCCGATCGACGTGCTGTGGTTCCGCCTGCCGCGCCGGCACGGCGATCCCGAGGCGGCGGCGGGGCGGTTCGGCCCGGGGCGGATCCTGATCACCCTCGACCGGGGTGACATGTGGCAATGCGCCTACGTGGTGCCGAAGGGCGGCGACGCCGCGCTCCGGGCGAAGGGACTGGCGGCCTTCCGGGCCGCGGTTGCGCAGATCGCCCCGTTCCTGGCCGACCGCACCGACGCCATCGCCGCCTGGGACGACGTCAAGCTCCTGACCGTCACGGTCGACCGGCTCGACCGCTGGCATCGCCCGGGCCTGCTCTGCGTCGGCGACGCCGCGCACGCCATGTCGCCGGTGGGCGGCGTCGGAATCAACCTCGCGATCCAGGACGCGGTGGCGGCGGCCAACCTCCTGGCCGAGCCCCTGCGGGCGGGGCGCCCCGCGGAGGCCGACCTCGCCCGGGTCCAGGCCCGGCGGATGTTCCCGGTGCGGGCCACGCAGGCGCTGCAGCGGGTGATCCAGTCCCGCGTCATCGCCGCGTCGCTCGCGGCCGACGCGCCGTTCCGGGCGCCGCTCGCCCTGCGCCTCCTCGA from Methylobacterium radiotolerans JCM 2831 includes the following:
- a CDS encoding FAD-dependent oxidoreductase gives rise to the protein MDTVTTRLCIVGGGPAGMMAGLLFARAGIDVTVLEKHADFLRDFRGDTIHPSTLDLMDELGFTERFRALPQRRVENFSGVVDGRSYRVADFSRLPTRNRFLSFMPQWDFLDFLATEAARYPAFRLIRRTEAQDLIETEGRIAGVRATGPDGRVEIRSDLVLCADGRHSRMRERAGLVPRAFGAPIDVLWFRLPRRHGDPEAAAGRFGPGRILITLDRGDMWQCAYVVPKGGDAALRAKGLAAFRAAVAQIAPFLADRTDAIAAWDDVKLLTVTVDRLDRWHRPGLLCVGDAAHAMSPVGGVGINLAIQDAVAAANLLAEPLRAGRPAEADLARVQARRMFPVRATQALQRVIQSRVIAASLAADAPFRAPLALRLLDALPRLQVLPARMIGMGVRPEHVRVPLRA